CAAAGAGATTATCCCAAAGACCTTACCTGCCTCGCGTAGAGACTGGAATGACCTCATCTTTTCTCATTCCTAGTACCTGATAGATTCTCCTCCAAAGCCCTTTTAAGCCTTTACAGGCTTTACAAAGGGCTTGGGGCCTTTCCCCCTGGATgtaaaacctttgttgttatgGGACTCAAAGGTATCAGGAAAGGAGTTATGGTGTAGGTGGGTTTTTaagaatatgcaaatgaggatgaaatatgaataatgtaAGAATAGAATTGGTGTTTtaggatagaatagaatacaatagaacagaatagagaatttgggccaaacgccaagcgctgggacttatcaTGAAgacattcagcgctaaaacggaaattgagagtgaagaaggcttgacaggtgtaacaggaggagaaccttttGCAGAAGCACTGCGAAActatttttaggagagggtggtaagtaagatggaagaaagcgaatacaaacggaggtatagtaaaaggaatgaaagaggttgcagctaggggcctaaggaagggacgctgcaaagaaccttaaaagtaatgcctacagtgagcagcatgaggtgcactggcctCACTGCCTCCCTACGGAGGAATTGGTTTTTcggaaatatgcaaaaaaaaaataacctcagaAAAATTAAGGCAGTCAATCTAAGGAGTCTGAGATGGATTTGCCACTCAGAAATGAATAAAGTATCACTTTACTATGACAAAGTAATTGCAAACGATTATGAAGACATTATTATACAATGCACGGAAAACGATGAATAGGTGGTTGAGTATATACAAGATAAATGGTACAGTTAAATTCTATATCCGCCTGATTCAAATATCATTGTCACTAGAATCATATAAAATGGAACCTGACAACCAcaataaaacagtattttcttACATCAAACATTATTGTCACTTTAAATTACAACCACAATAAATTAGTCATTTTCCTACTCACGTCAAAAGTTACTGTCATTTTAAATTACAACCACAATAAATAAGTCATTTTCCTACTCACATCAAATATTGGTGGCACTTTAAATATGCAAACACAataaattagaaatttttttactCACATAAAAAATTAGCGGCACTTTATATATACGGCaaaaatatattagtaatttCCTTACTCACATCAAATATCATTGTCACTTGAAATATGCAACCACAATAAATTAGTAATTTTCTTGCAACGTTTCAGAGACTTCCAAATTACCTTTTGTTTGATTCTGACCCCATCTGGTATGCAATCACAGAACTGAAAGTCGGTACCTTAaggatatttaattttgttttcagctaCAAAGGTATCAAAGGGGAAACTTCTCTTTTGGTTGTGATAAGACCCGAGGGGGCGTCGTATGCAGGAAGCCTTGTTATGCGAGGGAGTTAGCtgagagaggcgagagagagagaagagagagaggaactcctTACGTTTTGAGGGTTAATTTCAACATGGTAATACAATCTTATGGATTGTCAGTAAGACAACTCAAACCAACATTATgatacgggagagagagaaaccagagaTTATgatagaggggagagagagagagagagagagagaggaacttagGTTTTGAAGTTAATTTCAACATGGTAGTACAATCTTATGGATTATCAGAAAACGAACGTTCAAACCAAATTTATgatagaggggagagagagagagagagagagagggcagaactTACGTTTTGAAGTTAATTTCAACATGGGAATACAATCTTATGAATTGTCAGTAAACGAACACTCAAACCAACATTATCATAtaggggatggagagagagagagagagagagaaggaacttaCGTTTTGAAGTTAATTTCAACATGGTAATACAATCTTATGGATTGTCAGTAAACGAACGTTCAAACCAACATTATGATATAggggatggaggagagagagtacaaattgttttgaagtgaatttcaaaatggtaacaaaatattattgattGTCAGTAAACATATATTTCACCCCAATATTCTCATATGCAGAGAGAGAACAACTAACACgcttaaaatgaaattcaaaatggtaATAAAATCTTATGGATTGTCGGTGAACGTATGTTCAGACCAACAttgtcatatcagagagagagagagattaagaataaCGTTAGGTGAAAGAATATAGGGTAGAGATCAGAATACCAACAAGTATGCAAAAAGTCTGAATGAGAACGATTTGCATATCAAATCgaaataatatctaaataaaaacaatttaaaaaagtcTGATAAAACAAAATCCAAGTGACTTAGAATAACAAAGTAGTCCAAAATATAGCATTTCAGTATCGCAAGATTTCAGAGAGCAATTTAATTTTAGTGTTAGCCCCTAATATTAGATTAggataagaatttaattttttttttttttgttttcctttgccttgcctcagaattatgttttttttttatttttttgtaaaagaaaattattgagatggctattttctgtccgtcttcactttttcgtcgccctcagatcttgaaaactactggggctagagggctgcaaattggtacgttcaTCATCcaaactccaatcatcaaacataacaaattgcagccctctagcctcagtagttttcattttatttaagattaaagttaaccatgatcgtgcgtatggcgccgctataagtaccaacaacacaggccatcaccgggccgtgggggaaagtttcattggccgcgtctgagagcttcatgggccgtggttgagagttttatacagcgttatacgctgtacagaaaactcgatttcgccgaagaaagttcggcgcatttcttacttgttttattcatcaTAAGTGGAACTCCTTTGCAGTTCACAATGCCATATTATGCCaaattttctgtcaatttttgtGCCCCTCATAAAAACTACGACTTTGACAAATGATCTTTTATTTCCTACAAAGTACAATGCTTTATATTTTGTCTGTTCATCTTTGTATCGATGAAAGAAAGTGTCTACTCAAGAAAAAGAGATACCACCAACAAGAttttactcatctctctctctctctctctctctcttttattgttctTCTCTTTCCGTACTAATGACAAGGATTCTCTTTTATCAGTCTATCATTGTATCAATGAAAGGAAATGTCtactcaaaaaaagaaaacaaaaaacaccaaaCAGGATGTTATCTataaacagatctctctctctctctctctctctctctctctctctctctctctccttttcctcacGAACTGATGCCCCAACTCTTCCAAAAGTGACCAGCGAGATCGTGAAAGGAATTGTCTACTTAAAACTAGATGCTACCAAACAAgattttactcctctctctctctctctccttttcctcccgAACTAATGCCCCAACTCTTCCAAAAGCGACCAGCGAGATCGAGAAAACTCTAAAAAGCAATTTAGTGTCATTTGTCCGTTTCCTCAAAGCTCTTTGCGCGGGACGCTTTCTCGCGCGGCTTTCGACACGATTAAGTGTGATTTATGGAACGCCCCCTGGCGCCGCGGAAATTCATTGTTCTCacgtggaaaaaaaataattcattaatcaGGCTCTATTAcaagtggttctctctctctctctctctctctctctctctctctctctctcttgttatcacCTCTGAGAATAGGGATACAGGTAATAGTGTAGGTAGAGTCAAGTGATACCGATAACAATGTAGATTCAAGAATCAATGAATACTGGCAACATTGCTGAGTCAAGGACTACTGGCAACAATGTAGAGTCAAGGTCTGCTGGCAACAATGTAGAGTCAAGGTCTGCTGGCAACAGTGCAGTCAAGGATGCTGGCAACAGTGTAGAATCAAGGGATACAAACAAGAAATACTGGCAACATCATGTATCAATGACTGCTGGCAACAGTGTACAATCACGGGATACTGGCAACAATGTAGACTCAAGAATCAAGGAATACTGGCAATAGCCCACAATCAAGGGATGCTGGCAACAATGCAGAATCAAGCGATACTGGCAACAATGTAAAATCAAGGGATACTGGCAACAGTGACTTTGGCAACATTGTAGAATCAGAGAATACTGGCAAAAATGCAGAATCAAGGAATACCGGCAATACTGGCAACAGTATAGAATCAAGGAATACTGGCAACAATGCAGAATCAAGGGATACTGGCAACAATGCAGAATCAAGAAATACAGGCAACAGTGTAGAATCAAAGGATACTGGCAACAATGCAGAATCAATGGATACTGGCATCGATGCAGAGTCAAAGACTACTGGCAACATTGTGGAATCAAAGAATACTGACAACATTGTAAAATCAAGGGATACCGGCAACACTGCGGAATCAAAGACTACTGGCAACAATGCAGAATCAGCGAATACTGACAACAATGAAGAATCAAGGACTACTGGCAACAACGCAGACTCAAGGACTACTGGCAACAATGCAGAATCAAGGGATACTGGCAACAATGCAGATTCAGAATGCTGTAAATTATATTACACTGGTATGCAAATGTTCAaacatatctataaaactacTTTAACAGAACTGgcttacatttaaaattaaaacctgtTGGAGAATAACCAGTGTTAAATTGCAGTTGCCAGCTCGGAATTACTAactttcaaatactttttttatatatattttttagaaatgtctttttttttaaagttacatttTGTTTACTacaccatttatatatgaaagAGGGGAGGGAACGTTCCCTTTGCAAGCTGATAAAAGAGTCTCCCTTGCTCCATAGTTTTTGGTGGGCTCCCcgaattattaggaaaaaatacGGAGAGTGCTTTTATTGGTTATATGttggtatgtatgcatgtatgtatgtgcatagataaaacgtgtatatatatatatatatatatatatatatatatgtataatatatatatatatatatatatatatatatatatatatatatatatatatatatatatatatatatatatattatatcagttgTTTTAATCATAGAGAAATTTCCTAGAGAGTTTCAATCTGGGCATTATATAGAACAAACTTTGAAAGaaacttttggagagagagagagagagagaggagagagagagagagagagagagagagcttcaatcTGGGCATTATTATGGAACAaactgaagaggagagagagagagagagagagagagagaggttcagccCAATTAATTTCATAACCATCGATCTACCAACGGGAAACTCGGTTGGGAGAAGAGAGAAATGAGTCTCCCaacacgaaaataaataacaCCGTTGATAAGCTGtttaatccatttattttctctGAAAGAGACGTTGTATTTGCTATGACCTAAATTGAGAAAACGGACGTCATATGCACAAAATCGCTTTGGGCAGATTTTGACCATTTTTGGCTGATTATCTTCTCAGTGTTTCATTCTTCTTGGACCTTTAAATgttgaattttcatttcctttacactGCAGGCGATGTTTCGCAATAATCCAATGAACagagaattaaaagaaagagTAACAATGAAACTGCTATTTTTGTCTGACTGGCCTTCATTCTTCTTGGACTTTTCAATGCGTCACTTTCGTCGCCGTTATATTGTTGGTGATGTTTCgcaataattaaaaggaaaaaaagtaaggCATGAAATAGAGACGACGAAATAATACAGAATTCAAGTTTAAGTGACCTATTTCAAGTGGTCTCTTTTGCAACGATCACAGTGGATTCAGGTGCAATTGTTGGTGAAGAATGACGCTTATCACTTTGTATTACGTAGGAAATAACTAAATTgccctgttacttcttcctaatcttcttcttcttcttttaacgtgcttttattccatttttgtatggggtaagcacgatgccttctttgaaggacttttgatttagcTTTGAGGGTGAACCTGTTCTCGATCTTGCCTTCCTACGTatgttcatgtatcatacccgaccaacgccctttcttcccagcgaagttattgcgcgggtatggcgaggaagttcgagacgtgtgagatgtttgttatgtttttttagaaggtgttgtagtggctttgtttttgtgtgtatttagtctgtaacatccatttttgCTTGCAAACCCTATCCGTTGATTatgggatgtctacacggatagcaaagtgtctgcctctcctgaccagtcggctgcgggttttgaacccgcgccacagttCTAGGAGtcagaagctgctgctgtaaccatcCACCTACCTGTTActtcttctaatgaacaccataatattctttggacttgaatgtcagtggcccctggtgttgataataataataataataataataataataataataataataataataataataataataataataatatgcccaTAGATGTCATTGTTACGTATCAGCGTGGTCGTATGCTGTTATGCATGATACAtaatatgtcattattattattattattattattattattattattattgttattgttgttgctaaataaaaaggctgcaatttgcgaattgattttataccgagttttctcaattcttctaataattcgcttttcctgtaCATcgatattagtcaataattgtccaatgttcgtATTTCGaaggatgaaacagcgtattccTTACAGCAGACATTCTTAATTTTacagcattacagcaggttactgaaatatggtatgtaaatccgtagattttcctgatggtattttcggtggtattccagatagacgtcagaaaaagaaaaaagaaataccacCGGAAATgccatcaggaaaatctacggaCTTACATCCcatgtttcagtaacctgctgcaatactttaaaataaagaatttctgctgtaagaaatacgctgtttcatccatcgaaaacTACGTACAGTAGACAATTAATGACTGTGCAGGAAAATCAATATTAAGAAGAGAAAAACTCGGAAAAATCAATTCGAATTTTATTCAACCGATAACTTGCCTCAGAGGTCTTCTtcagaatattaattattattattattattgtgtgttagaagatgaacctattcatatggaacaactcAGGGACCtgcgacttgaaattcaagcttccaaaaatattaaggtgttcattaggaagaagttgttcattagaaagaagtaacagaaggtaatgagaaatacagaagggaagaaagaagaagtcacttattaaaaagaaaaaaataattaaaagattaacagataaaaatgcaactaaattattaaaatatgtatgtatgtatgtatgtaagcattaTGAGTTATAGGTTGCTCATCAAAACATCGTCTGATACTGATTTTATCTGTGACCTCTGATCCTGATTTTATCTCTGACCTCTGATACTGATTTTAATCTGTGACCTCTGATCCTGATTTTATCTCTGACCTCTGATACTGATTTTATCTGTGAcctttgatactgattttatccGTGACCTTAGATACTGATTTTATCCGTGACCCCTGATACTGATTTTATCTGTGACCTCTGATAGTGATTTTATGTGTGATTTCTGATACTGATTTTATCTGTGACCTCTGATACTGATTTTATCCGTGACCTTTGATACTGGTTTTATCTGTGACCTCTGGTACTGATTTTATGTGTGATTTCTGATACTGATTTTATCTCTGACCTCTGATACTGATTTTATCGGTGAcctttgatactgattttatccGTGACCtctgatactgatgttatttctGACCTCTGATCCTGATTTTATCTCTGACCTCTGATACTGATTTTATCCGTGACCTTAGATATTGATTTTATCTGTGACCTCTGATACTGATTTTATCTGTGACCtctgatactgattttatgtgtGATTTCTGATACTGATTTTATCCGTGAcctttgttactgattttatctGTGACCTCTGATACCAATTTTATGTGTGATTTCTGATACTGATTTTACCTCTGACCTCTGATACTGATTTTATCCGTGACCTCTGATACTAATGTTATTTCTGACCTCTGATACTGATTTTATCTCTGACCTCTGATACTGATTTTATCCGTGACCTCTGATACTGATTTTATCCGTGACCTCTGATACTGATTTTATTTGTGACCTCTGATACTGATTTTTCCGTGACCTCTGATAATGATTTTATCTGTAACCTCTGATACTGATTTTACCTCTGACCTCTGATAATGATTTTATCCGTGACCTCTGATACTGATTTTACCTGTGACCTCTGATAATGATTTTATCCGTGACCTCTGATAATGATTTTATCCGTGACCTCTGATACTGATTTTATCCGTGACCTCTGATCCTGATTTTATCCGTGACCTCTGATCCTCATTTCACCTGTGCCCTGCCATGCTTAAAACCACGTAGAGTGGATAGCAGCAGATACGGGCAACGGAATGGCATACTATGCACTTCGTAATTAAAATCAAATCTAATTACTCACGTGGTTCTGTCTAACCTCAAGCGTCAGGGATGAAACGACGTTCATAGCAATTtactaattaaaaatttaataaatgaggGCGGAGTATTATACGTTACCCGTTTGCCCCAAGCAATGGTTTGACAAATACCATTGTTCATTTGACGGAAGGGAGATTTATTTTGGCTATAATGAGCGCTCGCAGAATACTCTTTTAATTTCATTCGTGTTTTTGATTTGCGAATATATTTGAGGATTGATGCTGCCGTTATTTGCAACCTATTATCACAGGAAGTTTAAAGGTTGATATTGAGATAAAATggagaatatttttcttcaggGGTTTTACAGTATATGTTCTGTTcaatttcaatgttttatttttttttattttcaactcttcttatttttttgtctattataACTTCAAAGATTTATCGACCTTGTAGGGTTATTCCTCATTTTGAAAAGAGATCCTTACACtcacaataaaagaaagattccaaaaaaaagagagtaatgagTAGGAATAAAGATttacagattttcattttaatcattaaaacATCTATGGGCAAAATACAACGTAGACATGTACTAGCAACTGACTCACATCataaaatctgaataataaaaaggaaagatgataaaaTGGAAAGGGATGATAAGTCAAAGCAAAACTTACAGGTTataatgactaaaataaaataaaaacaagtaaaaaatgcgcagaagtttctgcggagcaatcgaattttctgtacatcgtataattaaggccaccgaaaatagatctatctttcggtggtctcggtataatgctgtatgagctgcggtccaagaagctttaaccacggcccggtggtggcctgtcctatatcattgccaaaCGCATttttatggccaactttaaccttaaataagataaaaatactgaggctagagggctgcaatttggtatgtttgacgatcggatgttggatgatcaatataccaatttgcagccctctagcctcagtagattttaagatatggtggcgaacagaaaaagtgcggacggacagacaaagccagcacaatagttttcttttacagaaaacaaaaaacacaaattattGGATTTAATTTACTCTTTGTGAGGAAATAATTAAATCTAGCAAATAAGCTAAAGTTACAGTATTTCGTATCTATTGCAAGAAGTTAACTCTGTAATGTTGCGAGGATTCATATAGGTGTCTGGCAAgcgtttaaatataataaataccttATAAGGATAATATAATCTTGCCAATCGAATACCGACATAAAAAAAGTGGCACCTGTCAAACTCTTATCTGTTAATGGCCAAAGGGTTGCTTTTATTGCCACAGTAGTAGTGAGGGATTGAACAAAAATACTAGATTTCTAATTTCACAGCTTATATCTCACGgttttcatttgtaatattttgcaCTTCATTACATATTAATAATCCATCATACCAGTCATAATCAGTGAAAATGATGTTTTCACTGTGTCAGTCATTTGTGACAGAGTACGAATGCCGATTTTCATACgtactagaaaaaaatatgaaagcagcaaaacattaaaaattgaaATCTAGCCATGAGAAAAAACGACACTGTATTATGAAAGTAACGAATTACTAATTTTTATACGTACTcgaatggaaaaaatatgaaagcaaatgaatattaaaaattaaatgtaaatataagaaaaaaaattatactacgaaagcaacaaaatattaaaaacgataATTTAGCTATGAGAAAAATAGACTGTTTACCTAAGTGCTCACATGAGGCTTATGCTATCTTTAGCGCTTTCAGAGAAAATCACGTCTGCCAGTActgacggtaaaaaaaaaataattcagtggaaaagaaaacatgcaatatgatgaataatgaataaaaacaagtaaaaaatgcgccgaagactcttcggcgcaatcgagttttctgcacagccgctacagcgtatagtcaaggccaccgaaaatagatttatctttcgttggtctcggtaaaatgctatATGAGCTGCGGCCACGAAATTTTATcgatggcctggtggtggcctggcctatatcattgccagaagcacgattatggctaactttaatcttaaataaaataaaaactactgaggctagagggctgcaatttggtatgtttgatgactggagggtggatgatcaatatagcaatttgcagccctctagcctcagaagtttttaagacctgagggcggacagagaaagtgcggacggacagacaaatagccatctcaatagttttcctttacagaaaactaaaaaggcttcAGAAATAACGGATTGTAAAAAGATGAAGATCTATTCCGCCGTTGTTGATTACGAGAGAACAATCAGCAAGTATTGCATCAACACCCAAGAGTGACAGACTGTAAATGAGATATTACTGGAGTACTTGTTAGGTGGTTTCggcatcagtttctctctctctctttctctctctctctctctctttagtattctattttattgtcaGTGGTCCGTTGAAAGTTAATGAACTGTtattatctttagttttctggCTTCAaattcttggctctctctctctctcttgttgactttgttctttctctctcactttttctttctcacttgtCTATCGTTTTTTCACTCTCTTGTCTATGTCTTgtttactttgagagagagagagagagagaagagaagagaggctTTCAAAAGCAGAACAAAGTAAACAACACGTTAGACAGAAAGATCTCCAGacagacaacagacagacagataatcGTCATTCCTCagtctctcgtttttttttttttgcacccttTTATAAgtcgttaaaaaaataaataaaaaaagaacgtcCCCGTGACTTGGAATGGCGGGTGGGCCTTACACACCGAATTCCTGTACGTCAGGGAAATTGGTCCTCCCATACATATTGATGGCCAGATTCCAAAGGTTATTGGAAAGTCGACGAAGCCTCATTTTTCCTCAGAATCTCTCCTCATAAacttttcttcaaggattaagGGAGACGATGGGTGAACGTTCTCACAAATTCACGTCGAGGAAATTGTTCTTCGAAATTGttctatgaaactgttctcccaAAAGGGATTTTGAAAACGCTGACGAGGAAATCGTTCTTGTGACTTTCgaatgttgaggaaattgttCTCCGAAATTggtctaggaaactgttctcccaAAAGGGATTTTGAAAACGCTGACGAGGAAATCGTTCTTGTGACTTTCgaatgttgaggaaattgttCTTCGGAATAGTTCTACGAAACTGTTCTCCCAAAAGGGATTTTGAAAACGCTGACGAGGAAATCATTCTTGTGACTTTCGAATGTTGAGAATTATTCTTCAAATTGGTCTATGAAACTATTCTCCCAAATTTTTAAAACCGACAGGAAATCATTCTTGTGACTTTCGAATGTTAAATTGTTCTCCAAATTATTCTCTCCCAAAGGGACTTGGAAAACGCTGACGAGAAATCGTTTCTTGTGACTTTCGAATGTTGAGAAATTGTTCTCCAAGTTGGTCTATGAAACTGTTCTTCCAAAGGGGTTTTGAAAACCTGACAGGAAATCGTTCTTGTGACTTTTTCGAATGCTGAGAACTGTTCTTCAGAAATTGTTCTGAAACTGTTCTCCAAAGGGTTTTAAAACGTGACGGGAAATCGTTCATGACTTTCGAATGCTGAGAATTGTTCTTCAGAAATTGTTCTGTACGAAACTGTTCTCCCAAAGGTTACGAAAACGCTGACGAGGAAATCATTCTTGTGACTTTCgaatgttgaggaaattgttCTTCAGAAATTGTTCTATGAGCTGTTCTCCCAAAAGGGATTTTTGAGAAAGCATGACGAAAAATGTTCTTGTGACTTTCgaatgttgaggaaattgttCTTCGGAATTGTTCTCCCAGAGGAATTTTGAAAACGCCGACCAGGAAAATGTTCTTGTGACTTTCgaatgttgaggaaattgttCTCCGAAATTGTTCTAAGAAACTGTTCTCCCAAACGGATTTTGAAAACGCTGACGAGGAAGAATGGATTCTTGTgactttcatataaatttatgCTATTCATTTCTTAAACTCCCCAAAGGGATCAAAAACGctgaaaattgcatttttatttcgaATGTTGAAATTGTTCTCGAGATTTTTCTGTATGTTCTGAAAGGGatttatagtatatgtataatttggATAACTGAAATGTTCAAAATTGTTCTTCAAaattgttcctatatatatatatcccaaatattttgaaaaatacatatcaTTCTATGACTTTCATATGTTGCTATATGttcttatattctatatatatatatcccagaggaattttatatatatataaaatgttcttatatatcatatgttgatatattatatatataaattgttcctAGAAACTATCCATACGGATTTTGAAAATACGAGGCATATATGGATTCTTGTGACtttccatataaatttatatattcatttatatatcaaatcaaaaaaatatatatatacggtatttatataatatctatatatatagcatttttgtCATTACTGAATATGTAGAGTATATGCATAATTTGGATAACTATATATGAATTCaggtattaaaattatatatatatatatatatatatatatatatatatatatatatatatatatatatatatatatatatatatatatatatatatatatatatatatatatatatatatatcatcttaattactctgatatacatacacatattcaacagataacacacacacacacacacatatatttgcaaACCAGTGGtacaaacataaattaataaaaaagataaataaataattttaaaaaatataaaaataaacaaatatctggCAAACCAGTGGAACAaacataaactaataaaaaagatgaataaata
This genomic stretch from Macrobrachium rosenbergii isolate ZJJX-2024 chromosome 23, ASM4041242v1, whole genome shotgun sequence harbors:
- the LOC136851046 gene encoding processed variable antigen-like: MNTGNIAESRTTGNNVESRSAGNNVESSPQSRDAGNNAESSDTGNNVKSRDTGNSDFGNIVESENTGKNAESRNTGNTGNSIESRNTGNNAESRDTGNNAESRNTGNSVESKDTGNNAESMDTGIDAESKTTGNIVESKNTDNIVKSRDTGNTAESKTTGNNAESANTDNNEESRTTGNNADSRTTGNNAESRDTGNNADSECCKLYYTGEPEWNLAHRLFYTGQVERQVKCASGLLSFLKEILEEKVLRVYNTTIGNRQKACVLHNACPETELERKMTSDQQHQRLDIFVVLSGKEEEEDEGEEEDGEKNDGEKEEEEEEEEEEEEEEEEEEEEKWRKRRRRKSMKEEEEEEEEEEEEEEEEEEERKEEKEEEEGEDRWIAIFINGEATTTTVVACVVSTYNKCQMHDHE